The Bacteroidota bacterium nucleotide sequence AGTCGACCGGTTGGGCATGTTTATTTGGCACTGTTGATGGTTTATTCAGATATAATCCCTGAGGGAAGATATTATCACCCAAACAAAACCATTAATCGAACTCAGAAATATTCGTTTGTTTTTTGAAACAACCGATTGGGGACCATACAGCGACACCACTGCAGGCTGGTATAATTTACCCGAGTTAATTTTAAAATTACCGCACGACCAAAATCATATTACATTCGATTTCAGTGCTATCTTTTTTTAGTGTGCACGAAAAAAATTACCTATCAGGTTTATCTCGAAGGATTTGAGGATGACTGAAAGATATAGTAAAAGCACATCCATGACCTATTCCAATTTAAAACCCGCACTTATACATTTAGTGTAAAAGCAAAAAATGCAGATGGAATTTGGAGCGATGCGGTAACGTATTCCTTCACCATTAAAAAACCATTTTGGGCAACATTATTATTCCAGATTACAGCTGGTGTTTTAGGTTTGGGATTAATTATTTTAATTAATATCCTCCGCAACCGCAGATTACGCAAGCGCGCAAACCTGCTGGAAGCAACCGTTACACAACGTACTGCTGAATTAGAACAACAAAAAATAAAAGCCGAAACCGCAGCTATCAGGGCTGAAAATTCAGAAAAGGCGAAAGAAGAATTTCTTGCCAATATGAGTCACGAAATTCGCATACACCGATGAATGCGATTATGGGTATGACGCGACTGTTGTTGGAAAAAGAACCGAAAGAAACTCAAAACGTTATTTAAATGCAATTCGTCAATCGTCAGATAATTTATTGTGATTATTAACGATATTCTTGACCTCTCAAAAATACAAGCCGGAAAATGGAATTGGAAAAAATACCATTTCATTTCCGCAATTTATTAAATAATGGTGTGGGTATTGCACAGGATAAACTCGATTCCATTTTTGATAGTTTCTCGCAGGCTGATGTGGCTACCACACGTAAATTTGGCGGAACAGGTCTCGGATTGAGCATCAGCAAAAGGTTGACAGAATTATCAGGTGGTATTTTATCTGTAGAAAGCACCTTAGGCAAAGGTTCTATATTTACTGCTACCATTCCGTTTGAAGTGAGTGAAGCTGCGGTTTCCAAAAATGCCGACGACGAAAATGCAGCAGGCGACACAACTTTACCGATTGGTAAAATTGCAGTCGATAAAATTACAGTTGGCGATTATCATGTTGTGCTGATGGATGTGCAGATGCCGGTGATGGATGGTTATGAAGCAGCGCGCACCATCAGAAAACTGGAAAATAAAAAGAAAAATTCCATTGCCATTGTCGCAATGACCGCATCGGTAATTAAAAGTGAAGTAGATAAATGTTATGAAAGTGGTATGGATGATTTTATTGCCAAACCATTTGAACCAAAAGAATTACGTAATAAGATATTAAAATATGCAACTCCTCAGCAGCTTAATTAATATTCCGCTCATAGTTGATCCGCCATCATGGAAAACATGGTGGATTTACAGTATTTGTATCATTGTGATCGGAATTTTCATTTATTATGTTATCCGCAAACGCATTAGTGATGCAGCCGTTGACCAGCGTATTTTGCGTGAAAAGGTCCGCGAAAAAACACGCGAGCTCGAATCGGAAAAAGAACGTGCTGAATATTCTGAAAAAGTGAAGGAACAATTTCTGGCCAATATGAGTCACGAAATTCGTACACCAATGAATGCCATTTTAGGTATGACACGTTTGCTCTTGGAAAAAGAACCACGCACCGACCAGTTAAAATATCTCAACAGCATAAAACATGCATCCGATAATTTACTGGTAATTATTAATGATATTCTCGACCTTTCAAAAATTGAAGCCGGAAAAATAAATCTCGAAAGTATTCCTTTCGACATTCGCAATGAAATTAAATCGGTTTTCGAAACCATGAAAGTGAATGCGGATGATAAAAACCTCGAATTAAAAACCGATATCGAAAATAGCATCCCCAAAACAATTATCGGCGACCCATATCGTTTGAGTCAGATATTATTAAACCTGACCGGCAATGCGATAAAATTCACCGAAAAAGGTAGTGTCACTATAAAAACCACTGCTGCTATGCAGGGCGAAAAAGTATTGCTCACCTTTAGCGTAATTGATACAG carries:
- a CDS encoding response regulator; translation: MELEKIPFHFRNLLNNGVGIAQDKLDSIFDSFSQADVATTRKFGGTGLGLSISKRLTELSGGILSVESTLGKGSIFTATIPFEVSEAAVSKNADDENAAGDTTLPIGKIAVDKITVGDYHVVLMDVQMPVMDGYEAARTIRKLENKKKNSIAIVAMTASVIKSEVDKCYESGMDDFIAKPFEPKELRNKILKYATPQQLN